The following proteins are encoded in a genomic region of Glycine soja cultivar W05 chromosome 17, ASM419377v2, whole genome shotgun sequence:
- the LOC114393134 gene encoding uncharacterized protein LOC114393134, which yields MKPSFVVSLLLLSLILAKTQGIRLGKVSSAVQQQKQHDGETTLLKRSNTGAEEASLCKENELCTGNIKNRKLVTIPVSTTQSLSKNVEESKVDPSVNGNSRNVDTLSTSKHKDVPEEHYHDLVEITEMDYSPAKRKPPIHN from the exons atgaaGCCTTCTTTTGTAGTCTCTCTTCTGCTTTTATCACTCATCCTGGCAAAAACTCAAG GGATTCGTCTGGGGAAAGTGTCTTCAGCAGTTCAGCAACAGAAACAACAT GATGGAGAAACTACTTTGTTGAAAAGAAGTAACACTGGTGCTGAGGAAGCTTCTCTCTGCAAAGAGAACGAATTATGCACAG GAAACATAAAGAATAGGAAACTCGTTACCATTCCCGTTTCTACAACCCAATCCCTCTCCAAG AATGTGGAAGAGTCCAAGGTTGACCCCTCGGTAAATGGCAATTCTAGAAATGTGGATACATTGAGCACTTCGAAGCACAAAGATGTCCCTGAGGAGCACTACCATGACCTTGTAGAGATAACTGAGATGGACTATTCTCCAGCAAAGAGAAAGCCTCCTATACACAACTGA